The genome window GCGCTCGACGGTCTCGGCCAGTGGCCGGTCATCGAGTTCGTCGAAGTGGGAGATGCGAAAACTGCGCATCTCCCACCGGCCCTCGCCGTCCCGCGAATACCGGCCGGTTCCGTAGGCGCGCACGTGATAATGAAACAGCAGGGGAGCCAGTCTGAGGGCGACAGCTCGATCGGCTTCGCAGTTATGGATGCGGTCCCCGTCCTGGAGCCGGACGTTCACGATCTGGCGTTTGCCACCAACGGAAATCGGGACGCCGTAGAGCTGGCCGTGTTCACAGAAGGGGCCATACTGCTGCTCCTCGGAGTCCGCGATGGCGCCCGGAAAAGAGAGTAGGCGCGCCGCCTCGTTGCCTGCTTCCCGAAGTACGGCCTGGGCGTTGTCCTGGTACAAACGCTGTTGAATCCGAGCATGGGCGTTGCGCGCCTCGCTGTCCGCCTCGCCGATCCTCGCCGCGTGGAGCCGCTCGCGGACCCTCGTGACAGCCTCGTGGTCAACGACATGCGCGACGGCGGTGCTGCCCTCGCGCAGCTCGAGGAAACGGACGTGCTCTTTCTCGCCGAGAACGGTGGCAAGGTCTCCGAGGTACTCCGCGAGACGTGCCATGGGCAGTGTGGCGGGGGTGAACGAATCCTGGATCACGAACTCCAAGACTTGAGGATGCTCTCCCATTCCCACCACCTTTCGCTCTCTGATCGTACCAGGATCAGCGGCCTGTGTCAGCCGATCGTCTCGGCGGTTTCGGACGGTAGGAATAGCGTTGATCTCGACTCGCCGTCAAGCGTCGCAGTACGCGGCCGACTCACGGTGCGCCCGCCTGCTCACAGGCCAACTCGAACACCCGGGCGGTCATCCACCGCTTGAAGTCCTCGTTGTCCATGAACTGCTTGAACAGCTCGGCGTCGTCCTTGACCATGCCGGTCACGATTCGGGCGAGCACCTTGTCGTGCTCGATCCGGGCGTTGGCGTCGTCGGAATTCTCCCGGGCGTTCCGGAAGGCGGCGTCCGCGGCAACCTTGGCAGGGATCGTCTTCGTGATGAGCTCTCCGACGCGGTCGCGGTCGTCCCAGGCGATGTTGCCGAACAGATCGTTGAACGCCTGGAGGATGTTCGAGAGCCGGTCCAACTCGGGCTCGGGAATGTGGCCGCCGCCGCTGGTCGGTACCGGCTCGATCTCCGCGTCGTCGTCGGGCAGTAGGATCTTCTGCACCGCGCGCTTCTCGACGCGGTAGCTGTCCATGTCGATGGCGTCGAGGATGCCCTTCGACAGGTCCTCCTCCTCGGGGGCCGGCAGCTTCGAGATCAGGAAGTTCAAGAAGATCGAGCGCTTCTCCCACGCAGCGTTCGTGTAGGGCAGGACGCACGACAGGAAGCCGTAGGTCCGCACGAAGGCCTTGGCCTTGCCCTTGAAATCCACCTGTGCATCCTCGTCCAGCTCGTGCACGTAGACCGCCACGCAGACGTCGAGGATGGGATCGAGCTCGTCGCGGTCGGCCCCGCCGAGGTAGCGCTCTACGAGGTCATCGATCTGCTCGGGCGAGTAGACCTGGGCGCCGTCGAGGTCGGCCTGCAGATCGTGCAGCTTGTCCGGGTCGGTCTCGCTGGCCAGGATCGTCGTCGGGTAGAAGTCGGCGAAGGCGTCGCCGATGGTGTCGGCGTCGTTCAGGAAGTCGAGCACGAAGACATCGTGCTTCTTCGGGTGCGCCCGGTTGAGGCGCGAGAGTGTCTGCACCGCCTTGATGCCGGACAGGGTCTTGTCGACGTACATGGTGTGCAGCAGCGGCTCGTCGTAGCCGGTCTGGAACTTGTCCGCGCAGACGAGGAAGCGGTACGGGTCCGCCTGGATCTTCCGGACGATCTGGCCGGACGGAAAGCCGTTCAGCGACGCCTCGGTCACCTTCTGACCGCCGAACTCGGGCTCGCCGGAGAAGGCGACGACGGCGCGGAACTGGCTCTTGCGCTGCTGCAGGTAGTCGCGGATGGCATGGAAGTACTGGATCGCGCGCTCGATGCCGTTGGTGACCACCATCGCCCGCGCGGCGCCGCCGATCTTGTTTTTGGCGAGGACCTGCTCGTAGAAGTGGTCGACCATGATCTCGGCCTTCAGGCGGATCGCGTGGTCGTGGTCCTCGACGAAGCGCCGCAGCTTCTTCTGCGCCTTCTTGACGTCGAATTCCGGGTCGTCCTCCACGGTCTTGGCGAGCCGGTAGTAGCTGGCCACCGGCGTGTAGTGGGCCAGCACGTCCAGGATGAAGCCCTCCTGGATGGCCTGCTTCATGGTGTAGCTGTGGAAGGCGCGGTGCCGGACGGCGCCGTTGGGCTGCGGGTCGGGCGCGCCGAAGATCTCCAGCGTCTTGTTCTTCGGGGTGGCGGTGAACGCGAAGTAGCTGGCGTTGGGGAGCAGCTTGCGCGACTCCATCACGCGGTTGATCTGGTCCTCGTAGGACTCGTCCTCGCCTTGTTCGCCGGCTTTCCCGAGCACGGCCGAGATGGAAGCCGACGTGCGGCCGCCCTGGCTGGAGTGGGCCTCGTCGATGATGATGGCGAAGCGCCGGCTGCGCTGCTCGTTGCCGATCTCGTCGAGGATGAAGGGGAACTTCTGGACGGTCGAGATGATGATCTTCTTGCCCGCCTCGATGAAGTTGCGCAGGTCGCCGGACTGCTGCGCGCGCCCCACGGTCGCGCCGACCTGGGCGTACTGGCGGATCGTGTCGCCGATCTGCCGGTCGAGGATGAGCCGGTCCGTGACGACGATGATCGAATCGAAGACCGGGGCGTCGTCCCTCGCGAGGCCGATGAGTTGGTGGGCCAGCCAGGCGATGGAGTTGCTCTTGCCGCTGCCCGCCGAGTGCTGGATCAAGTAGCGGCGGCCCGCCCCCTGGGCCGCGGCGTCGGCCAGCAGCCGGCGAACGACGTCGAGCTGGTGGTAGCGGGGCCAGACCTGTGTCCGCTTCTTCTTGCCGGTCTTCTCGTCCTTCGCCTCCACCACCTGGGCGTAGTTCTCCAGGATGTTGGTCAGGCTCTCGCGGGCCAGCACCCGGCGCCACAGGTAGTCCGTCTTGATGCCGCTCGGGTTGGGCGGGTTGCCGGCGCCGTCGTTCCAGCCCCGGTTGAAGGGCAGGAACCAGGACGCTTTCCCCTTGAGGTGCGTGCAGAAGCGCACCTCGGCCTCGTCGACGGCGAAGTGGGCGATGCAGCGGCCCAGCTCGAACAGCTTCTCGCGCGGGTTGCGGTCCTTCTTGTACTGCTCGACCGCATCGGCTGCGGTCTGCTTCGTGAGGCTGTTCTTCAGCTCGAAGGTGAAGATGGGTAGGCCGTTGATGAAGAGGCCGATGTCGAGCGCCCGCTGCGCGTCGTCGCGGC of Acidobacteriota bacterium contains these proteins:
- a CDS encoding type I restriction endonuclease subunit R, coding for MADATDTSERGLERLICTALAGHPCDPRKEGRAAEAPAGYGGVGWIGGNPHDYDREYCVDRVQLAAFLRATQPEAAESLALDVDGPTRRKFLARLQGEISKRGTIDVLRHGVKHGAHNLELFYGTPSAGNPQAQERFQQNRFTVVRQLRYSRDDAQRALDIGLFINGLPIFTFELKNSLTKQTAADAVEQYKKDRNPREKLFELGRCIAHFAVDEAEVRFCTHLKGKASWFLPFNRGWNDGAGNPPNPSGIKTDYLWRRVLARESLTNILENYAQVVEAKDEKTGKKKRTQVWPRYHQLDVVRRLLADAAAQGAGRRYLIQHSAGSGKSNSIAWLAHQLIGLARDDAPVFDSIIVVTDRLILDRQIGDTIRQYAQVGATVGRAQQSGDLRNFIEAGKKIIISTVQKFPFILDEIGNEQRSRRFAIIIDEAHSSQGGRTSASISAVLGKAGEQGEDESYEDQINRVMESRKLLPNASYFAFTATPKNKTLEIFGAPDPQPNGAVRHRAFHSYTMKQAIQEGFILDVLAHYTPVASYYRLAKTVEDDPEFDVKKAQKKLRRFVEDHDHAIRLKAEIMVDHFYEQVLAKNKIGGAARAMVVTNGIERAIQYFHAIRDYLQQRKSQFRAVVAFSGEPEFGGQKVTEASLNGFPSGQIVRKIQADPYRFLVCADKFQTGYDEPLLHTMYVDKTLSGIKAVQTLSRLNRAHPKKHDVFVLDFLNDADTIGDAFADFYPTTILASETDPDKLHDLQADLDGAQVYSPEQIDDLVERYLGGADRDELDPILDVCVAVYVHELDEDAQVDFKGKAKAFVRTYGFLSCVLPYTNAAWEKRSIFLNFLISKLPAPEEEDLSKGILDAIDMDSYRVEKRAVQKILLPDDDAEIEPVPTSGGGHIPEPELDRLSNILQAFNDLFGNIAWDDRDRVGELITKTIPAKVAADAAFRNARENSDDANARIEHDKVLARIVTGMVKDDAELFKQFMDNEDFKRWMTARVFELACEQAGAP